One region of Kazachstania africana CBS 2517 chromosome 3, complete genome genomic DNA includes:
- the RAM2 gene encoding bifunctional protein farnesyltransferase/protein geranylgeranyltransferase (similar to Saccharomyces cerevisiae RAM2 (YKL019W); ancestral locus Anc_2.661), with the protein MSDFNVEDYSDVTLSPLTSDVENELCKIMYTEEYKQLMGIAFTLMKQDEFSDRAFQLTSKIIDIAPAFYTIWNYRYKILDDKVTSCRENDDARINLLNDELDWLDEVTLNNPKNYQIWSYRQSLLTNLHPSPSIKRELPILQLMIDDDSKNYHVWSYRKWCIIFFKITDFNKELEYTNSLIDSDIYNNSAWNHRMFIFKSINQSEKLDQSIINGEVDYIKGKIETVPQNISPWNYLRGFLHNFCHETTAVSDLIPFAEKFVNIEEIQNQQLPDIESSYALEFLAEAFSLDDSTKQRAVECYKGLATKYDPIRENLWNHKIELLK; encoded by the coding sequence ATGAGCGACTTCAACGTAGAAGATTACAGCGACGTAACACTATCACCACTAACATCGGAcgttgaaaatgaattatgCAAGATTATGTACACTGAAGAGTATAAGCAATTGATGGGGATTGCATTTACGTTAATGAAACAAGATGAATTTTCTGACAGAGCATTCCAATTGACTTCTAAAATCATTGACATTGCTCCCGCTTTTTATACAATTTGGAATTATCGTTACAAGATTCTGGACGATAAAGTGACTAGTTGTcgtgaaaatgatgatgctaggatcaatttattgaatgacGAATTGGATTGGCTCGATGAAGTCACTTTGAATAACCCAAAAAATTACCAGATTTGGTCCTATAGACAATCTCTCCTGACTAACTTACATCCATCGCCTTCCATTAAGAGAGAATTACCTATCTTACAACTAATGATCGATGATGATAGTAAAAATTATCACGTCTGGTCATACAGGAAATGGtgtataattttcttcaaaatcactGATTTCAATAAGGAGTTGGAATATACcaattctttaattgattCCGATATTTACAATAACAGTGCTTGGAATCATCGTatgtttattttcaaatcaattaatcAAAGTGAAAAACTTGATCAATCAATTATAAACGGTGAAGTAGATTACATAAAGGGTAAGATAGAAACTGTGCCACAGAATATCAGTCCATGGAATTATTTACGTGGATTTTTACATAATTTCTGTCACGAAACAACAGCAGTCAGTGATTTAATACCatttgctgaaaaattcgttaatattgaagaaattcaaaaccAGCAATTACCAGATATCGAATCATCCTATGCTCTTGAATTCCTGGCAGAGGCATTCTCACTTGATGACTCTACAAAACAAAGAGCTGTCGAATGTTACAAGGGTTTAGCAACAAAATACGACCCAATTAGAGAAAATCTATGGAATCATAAAATAGAGCTCCttaaataa
- the SWD2 gene encoding WD-repeat containing protein SWD2 (similar to Saccharomyces cerevisiae SWD2 (YKL018W); ancestral locus Anc_2.657): protein MSLPLNKDTLSKFRAIKTFRLSEKEVAPVTSLNFDDHGKYLLTASANDNMHIYDAISCKFLNTIGSKKYGCHSAKFTHAQNECIYSSTMKSFDIRHLNLETNQYLRYFAGHGALVHDLQMSPLNDTFLSASYDESVRLWDLRSSKAQAIVPTVVPNCIAYDPSGLVFALGNPESMEIGLYNLKQLNKGPFKVIKVNANDHFIWNKLEFSNNGKYLLAGSAMGKHLIFDSFSGDQLFELNGTRAFPPREFIDTGSVCFTPDGNYTVGTDYDGKIAFWNHSDVISNKTLKPCGSIVAAPESCPRTIAFNPKYSMFVTADENVDFYVYEHDV, encoded by the coding sequence ATGTCCTTACCGTTAAATAAAGACACACTCTCTAAATTCAGAGCAATTAAAACTTTTAGACTGTCAGAAAAGGAAGTTGCTCCAGTgacttcattgaattttgatgatCATGGTAAATATCTGTTGACTGCTTCCGCAAATGATAATATGCACATATATGATGCAATATCGTGCAAGTTTCTGAATACGATAGGTTCCAAGAAATATGGATGTCATTCTGCAAAGTTCACTCACGCTCAAAATGAATGTATCTATTCCTCAACCATGAAATCTTTCGATATCAGACATTTAAACCTTGAAACGAACCAATATTTGAGATATTTTGCAGGACACGGTGCTTTAGTACACGACTTACAAATGTCTCCTTTGAACGatacttttctttctgCTTCATACGACGAATCAGTAAGACTTTGGGACCTTAGGTCTTCGAAAGCCCAAGCAATTGTGCCAACTGTGGTACCTAACTGCATTGCGTACGATCCATCAGGTTTAGTGTTTGCTTTAGGAAATCCAGAATCTATGGAAATTGGATTAtacaatttgaaacaattaAATAAAGGACCGTTTAAAGTAATTAAGGTAAATGCTAACGATCACTTCATTTGGAACAAGTTAGAATTCTCTAATAACGGTAAATATCTGCTGGCAGGCTCAGCAATGGGCAAACATCTTATATTTGACTCATTTTCTGGTGATCAACTTTTCGAATTAAACGGTACAAGAGCATTTCCACCAAGAGAGTTCATTGACACTGGTTCAGTTTGTTTCACTCCTGATGGAAATTACACTGTTGGTACAGATTATGATGGAAAAATAGCATTTTGGAACCACAGTGATGTTATAAGTAATAAAACGCTGAAGCCATGTGGTTCCATAGTCGCTGCACCTGAGTCATGTCCGAGGACAATTGCATTTAATCCAAAATATTCCATGTTTGTAACTGCCGATGAAAATGTCGATTTCTACGTTTATGAGCATGACGTATGa
- the SKA1 gene encoding Ska1p (similar to Saccharomyces cerevisiae YKL023W; ancestral locus Anc_2.666), giving the protein MDDKELLDFLLEDDSITRQSSVDSVADSYFSKDMNVSKISKTVQGLSKESVHGTILLPKVDDLGDIVDGLDDLILSNQSAVLASNGMESSFAKVSSKKQKTKKQSKKGDKNEGIENENTVPVDNTPSRGKPAASTKKGNKKTEYLSEKRMKGINKNSNDKDVGIIDISSNKTVVSIATALEAQSSDDGLSIAQQKAALERVLDMVNKKLRELERKNDAKSDKYTRNSRKEAKTNTQKEKDSIKNKKSKAERITDSKSKSPKRAEPDNVIIHRYVENKRSHTKQQEKDSERHSEKLDSISLKDSQKRKRNRRKKDASTVTEV; this is encoded by the coding sequence ATGGATGATAAAGAACTGCTGGATTTCTTGTTGGAGGATGATAGCATCACCAGACAGAGTAGTGTGGATTCTGTTGCTGATTcgtatttttcaaaggatATGAAtgtatcaaaaatttcaaagactGTACAAGGTCTATCAAAGGAGAGTGTACATGGAACTATTCTTCTCCCCAAGGTTGATGATCTAGGAGATATAGTGGATGGGTTAGATGATTTAATCTTAAGTAATCAATCCGCGGTTTTGGCTTCAAATGGAATGGAAAGTTCATTTGCTAAAGTTTCTTCCAAAAAGCAGAAGACTAAGAAGCAATCAAAGAAAGGTGATAAGAATGAAGGCAttgagaatgaaaatacTGTGCCCGTAGATAATACTCCCAGTAGAGGAAAGCCTGCTGCTAGTACAAAGAAGGGAAATAAGAAGACTGAATATTTATCTGAGAAGCGCATGAAAGGCATTAATAAGAATAGCAACGATAAAGACGTGGGAATAATAGATATTTCGTCAAATAAGACTGTGGTTTCAATTGCTACAGCCTTGGAAGCTCAGTCTTCTGATGATGGACTATCCATTGCGCAGCAAAAGGCGGCCCTTGAAAGAGTTCTAGATATGGTGAACAAGAAGCTAAGagaattagaaagaaagaacGATGCAAAATCAGATAAATATACAAGAAATAGTCGAAAAGAGGCAAAAACGAATACTCAAAAAGAGAAGGAttcaattaaaaataaaaagtcGAAAGCTGAACGAATCACAGATTCGAAATCTAAGAGCCCAAAGCGTGCTGAACCTGATAACGTAATAATACATAGATATGTTGAGAATAAAAGATCACATACAAAGCAACAAGAGAAAGATTCGGAACGTCATAGTGAGAAGCTAGATAGCATATCACTTAAGGATAGtcagaaaaggaaaagaaacagaagGAAGAAGGACGCATCGACAGTCACGGAAGTTTGA
- the MCO12 gene encoding Mco12p (similar to Saccharomyces cerevisiae YKL018C-A; ancestral locus Anc_2.658) — protein MSLKSIIHYGVDLSLIAMLLAGIRHQTGYVFAYERYDFARLIYGYLQWGETCYDKLVKYVKGSPRFRKQLKNVDDFSSELEEDINDYKKRKTDRFLPRR, from the coding sequence ATGTCTCTGAAGAGTATTATTCATTATGGTGttgatttatctttaaTAGCGATGCTGTTGGCAGGGATACGACATCAAACTGGCTATGTTTTTGCATACGAACGGTACGATTTTGCCAGGTTAATTTATGGATATTTGCAATGGGGTGAGACGTGTTACGACAAACTAGTGAAGTATGTGAAGGGATCTCCTAGGTTCAGGAAACAGCTGAAAAATGTTGATGACTTTTCCAGCGAACTGGAAGAAGATATCAACGATTacaagaagaggaaaacTGACAGGTTTTTACCTAGACGTTGA
- the CDC16 gene encoding anaphase promoting complex subunit CDC16 (similar to Saccharomyces cerevisiae CDC16 (YKL022C); ancestral locus Anc_2.665) — translation MRNPMSPGQTPSQHNSTLAISPFIARGTRQQQIPISSRNLNQPQEKQDTNHSRNDPPYQSIVSSPLGQRTSQPFNSSTNLTTPHQELRKDSRFEAGEHVTTLTTTTTNTTTDIDISELSSIERLRLWRHDSLMQHMYQTAEYVGNKIYSITGDPNDAFWLAQGFYYKGEYLRAVELLSKDNLESISIMCRYLITLCLFKLNKFDEALDIIGESNPFSEESNKSKKLQSDGGIKLESSLCYLRGKIYSALNHFSKAKESFKEAILIDVKNFEAFEELTNKCLLTPQEEWDIIESLDFSILSDNEEMIKNLYMIHSSKLINTNKILEAQKVLIDEYNLETNVDVISSKTEMLYNSCDFDKCLVLCEKYLKTQDALNPKILPTYISCLHELGAKNKLFLISHKLAEQIPKSAITWFSVGTYYLTMNKIHEARKFFSKSSIIDPNFAPSWLGFAHTFSIEGEQDQALTAYSTAARFFPGVHLPNLFLGMQYMSSNTLSLAEEYFTLAYDICPNDPLLLNEMGVMYFKKEEYEKSKKYLNKAMDEIKHKLYSNSKTAVSIQTNLGHTYRKLGDNERAIECFKYVLQDSEKDPDLYVTLGFLYLQTKQLQKGIDCLHRALAIKPGMTSAQELLTHALELNVIVSLDENHPLVVSSRIHGLDNKDGSLYNTSKRRKSVSSSFSSNALPKKIRTESNDNANDGHDEEMMDIE, via the coding sequence ATGAGAAACCCGATGTCACCTGGTCAAACTCCATCCCAACACAATTCTACACTAGCTATATCCCCTTTCATAGCCAGAGGAACAAGACAGCAACAAATACCAATATCATCAAGGAATCTAAATCAACCGCAGGAAAAACAGGATACAAATCATAGTAGGAATGATCCACCCTATCAATCTATTGTGAGCAGTCCTCTTGGTCAAAGAACGTCACAGcctttcaattcttctacTAATTTGACAACGCCACATCAAGAACTCAGGAAAGACAGCCGTTTTGAGGCCGGTGAGCATGTCACTACTTTAACAACCACAACGACGAATACTACAACAGATATCGATATATCAGAACTCTCCTCGATTGAAAGACTACGGTTATGGAGACACGATTCACTGATGCAACACATGTATCAAACCGCAGAATATGTtggaaataaaatatattccaTTACAGGTGACCCAAACGACGCATTTTGGTTGGCTCAAGGTTTCTATTACAAGGGTGAATACCTAAGAGCAGTTGAGCTATTATCAAAGGATAATCTTGAGTCTATTAGTATAATGTGCCGCTACCTAATTACTTTATGCCTATTCAAGCTGAATAAATTCGACGAAGCCCTGGATATTATTGGAGAATCAAATCCTTTTTCAGAGGAATCAAATAAGTCTAAGAAATTACAAAGTGATGGTGGCATTAAGTTAGAATCATCATTGTGTTATTTGAGAGGCAAAATATACTCTGCGCTAAATCATTTTTCGAAGGCTAAGGAGTCATTCAAAGAGGCTATACTTATTGACGTTAAGAACTTCGAGgcatttgaagaattaacTAACAAGTGCTTATTAACCCCACAAGAAGAATGGGATATAATAGAATCACTAGATTTTTCTATTCTTagtgataatgaagaaatgataaaaaaCCTTTATATGATTCATTCGTCAAAACTTATAAATACTAACAAGATTTTAGAAGCTCAAAAAGTTCTGATTGATGAATATAATCTAGAAACAAATGTAGATGTTATCAGCAGTAAAACGGAAATGCTTTATAACAGCTGTGATTTTGACAAATGTTTAGTATTAtgtgaaaaatatttgaaaacaCAGGATGCTTTAAATCCTAAAATTTTACCAACGTACATATCATGTCTCCATGAATTGGGAGCTAAAAACAAGCTATTCCTCATCTCCCATAAATTAGCTGAACAGATACCGAAAAGCGCAATTACTTGGTTTAGCGTAGGAACATACTATTTGACTATGAATAAGATTCATGAAGCAAGAAAGTTTTTCTCCAAGTCATCCATTATTGATCCTAATTTTGCACCATCGTGGCTGGGTTTTGCACATACATTTTCTATAGAGGGAGAACAGGACCAGGCATTAACTGCTTACTCGACTGCTGCAAGATTTTTCCCAGGTGTTCATTTACCGAACTTGTTTCTTGGTATGCAATACATGTCATCAAATACTTTATCTCTGGCGGAAGAGTACTTTACACTAGCATATGATATTTGCCCAAATGATCCTTTactattgaatgaaatggGTGTAATGTATTTCAAGAAggaagaatatgaaaagtCCAAAAAGTACCTTAACAAGGCAATGGATGAAATAAAGCACAAACTTTACTCCAATTCAAAAACTGCAGTCTCAATTCAAACAAACCTAGGCCATACATACCGAAAATTGGGAGATAATGAAAGAGCCATCGAATGTTTCAAATATGTTCTTCAAGACTCCGAAAAAGATCCTGATTTGTATGTGACCTTAGGATTCTTATATTTACAAACGAAACAGCTACAAAAAGGTATAGATTGCCTCCATAGGGCTTTGGCCATCAAACCTGGTATGACTTCTGCACAAGAGCTTCTGACTCATGCTttagaattgaatgttATTGTTTCATTAGATGAAAACCATCCATTGGTCGTAAGTTCGAGAATTCATGGCCTCGATAATAAGGATGGTTCTCTATATAACACTAGCAAGAGGAGAAAATCAGTGTCGTCATCTTTTAGTTCGAATGCATTGCcgaagaaaataagaacTGAATCTAATGATAATGCGAACGATGGTCACgatgaagaaatgatggatattgaatga
- the MAK11 gene encoding Mak11p (similar to Saccharomyces cerevisiae MAK11 (YKL021C); ancestral locus Anc_2.663), with the protein MTKNQFRVIVGSYEHNILCLSLDLTLETPVFVPIFHFQAHSLSVKTLDISKRYLVSGSNDEHIRIYDLQKRKELGTLLAHQGSITALKFSKNEASTNKWLLSASEDKKIIIWRVKDWENYGTLKGHTGRINDLDIHPSSRIAISVSEDHSIRLWNLMTVKKAAVLKLRGYSQNGQFVRWLGSSGDFFAVALLNKVLIYTTATAKVHSEIDFKKTIMHMEKVVLDNEKEYLCIGLSDGNIEFYETGLLCKEGAEDFKPEFSLLGHTNRVKDFKFYQNEFGIYLVSIGSDGKIVVWDMKKQEQLAVYDTGERLNCITLCDESIEKYDTVKKRDSENADLGVQSEVESDTEELKKVMFGNKGKASKKRGNKKNNKKQKVSVELE; encoded by the coding sequence ATGACCAAGAATCAATTTAGAGTTATCGTTGGGTCTTATGAGCATAATATATTGTGTCTTTCACTAGATTTGACTTTAGAGACTCCTGTTTTTGTTCCTATCTTTCATTTCCAAGCACATTCTTTAAGTGTCAAAACtcttgatatttcaaaaagatacTTGGTATCTGGTTCCAATGATGAACACATTAGAATTTATGATTTACAAAAGCGTAAGGAATTAGGTACATTGTTGGCACATCAGGGTTCCATCACAGCGTTGAAATTCTCCAAAAATGAAGCTAGTACAAATAAATGGTTACTATCAGCATCTGAAgataagaaaattattatttggaGAGTCAAAGATTGGGAAAACTATGGTACTTTGAAAGGTCACACAGGTAGAATTAACGACCTTGACATCCATCCATCTAGTAGGATTGCCATCAGTGTTTCAGAAGATCATTCTATAAGATTATGGAATCTAATGACAGTGAAGAAGGCTGCGGTACTAAAATTGAGGGGTTATTCACAAAATGGGCAATTTGTTAGATGGTTGGGTTCAAGTGGTGACTTCTTTGCTGTTGCTCTACTAAATAAAGTTCTGATCTATACTACTGCAACTGCTAAAGTTCACTCTGAAAtagatttcaagaaaacCATTATGCATATGGAGAAAGTCGTATTAGACAACGAGAAGGAATATTTATGTATTGGTTTGAGCGATGgtaatattgaattttacGAAACTGGGTTACTTTGTAAAGAAGGAGCTGAAGATTTCAAGCcagaattttcattgttaGGTCACACAAATCGTGttaaagatttcaaattttatcaaaacGAGTTTGGTATTTACTTGGTAAGCATAGGTTCTGATGGTAAGATAGTTGTTTGGGATATGAAGAAACAGGAACAACTTGCTGTCTATGACACTGGTGAAAGATTAAACTGTATAACGTTGTGTGATgaaagtattgaaaaatatgatacCGTTAAGAAAAGAGACTCAGAAAATGCAGACCTTGGTGTTCAAAGTGAGGTCGAAAGTGATACTGAGGAGCTGAAAAAAGTTATGTTTGGTAATAAAGGGAAAGCTTCAAAAAAGAGAGGTAATAAGAAGAATAACAAAAAGCAGAAAGTTTCTGTTGAACTAGAATGA
- the SPT23 gene encoding Spt23p (similar to Saccharomyces cerevisiae MGA2 (YIR033W) and SPT23 (YKL020C); ancestral locus Anc_2.662) — protein MNIASEVDKSKHSDNQNITTTTTTTTAAAAASTTTTDNNNMLLGKNDLDYMVNNLLEDIVYNEEKDGDVSPINSNMNNNSEYEDASLFHQLQFGRKLEIKSEFTHPVKYIQVDEETLPLRLQVSGLPDISRVENQLKLTLKLTNTRGYKLNQRLVYLPIDSIAREKFFLKKTTNMDDKDENPLNLNFPKSFKENLLFLQAFLICKGTYVPTYVCDRCVQREQRRASRRKSGLSDNLLWCNNNNRRAIIFNNKQIFRTSKYNANEIEFDLISRIVCYCRHHKANDGFQILFIIKDSNNTVIAKTLTNSIVIQDRKPNAFKSSANLLSINEMDSNTNGIKKSNNDDLNKFSMAEVFSSNKMFCSTSASSSSSESSTNNNNNNNNNNNSNYNNTSFDYNLGLDNDSSSYSNYSSLDLKQPYPITKTNVYYNSQIFPSPTSMSETGSDIRMISENYIASSKSDRKRLRANFEMNSNNSNSSNNKPMIQKIIPAQGSVNGGIEITLLGSNFKQGQIIKFGENLALSTQCWNESTIVTYLPPASTAGQVFVTIEDRPENGISLTTPFTTPNSIQNSNTNENKVVFTYVDDTDRHLIELALQIVGLKMNGKLEDARNIAKRIVGVNTNGTNDTTNNFNTPSNLSSSSSSSHNDEMLIVNVISSFKKGSKNLNISMSDEQGRTLLHYAALKSYYSLVKILVSYGANIDKIDLFGFNSFHFACIGGNFRIIDFFSYHCNTDINLLTFNRLNGRDLLLNNHGIDYLNNRDIDTVSSLSTSSSIYNIDDSDIISQDDEPISATTENISGYETDADNEFESEEEAFKESAAQQSVNEVSLWNRMVNRFNDELLPKYEDLFPKALLDIKSSTDVATTEAAENTETDEEDDLDDDVIRGFNSFFLQQRKNFQNDKMLQFFWLPLMIFLLCLISFYRLGSTDNQAHHMINVISKYLRMGLTKVLIGNERVKTSLKVSFKNQLSNFQASRAVAGFVNT, from the coding sequence ATGAATATCGCATCTGAAGTTGATAAGAGCAAGCATAGTGATAACCAGAACattactactactactactactactactgctgctgctgctgcttcTACTACTACCactgataataataatatgttGCTTGGTAAGAACGATTTGGATTACATGGTAAATAATCTTCTCGAGGATATAGTTTACAATGAAGAGAAGGATGGCGACGTATCACCTATAAATTCTAATATGAATAACAATAGTGAATATGAAGATGCATCActatttcatcaattgcaATTCGGTAGAAAATTAGAAATTAAGAGTGAGTTCACTCATCCGgtaaaatatatacaagtagatgaagaaacttTGCCATTACGTCTACAAGTGTCTGGACTTCCCGACATTTCACGTGTTGAGAACCAACTGAAATtaacattgaaattaactAATACAAGGGGTTACAAACTTAATCAACGACTAGTTTATTTGCCGATTGATTCTATCGCTAGAGAAAAGTTCTTCTTGAAGAAAACAACAAATATGGATGACAAGGATGAGAATccattaaatttgaatttcccaaaatcattcaaagaaaatttattattcttaCAGGCTTTCCTAATCTGTAAAGGTACATATGTGCCCACTTATGTATGTGATAGATGCGTACAGAGAGAACAGAGAAGAGCCTCTAGAAGAAAATCTGGTCTAtcagataatttattatggtgcaataataataacaggAGAGCAAttatatttaataataaacaaattttcagaacatcaaaatataatgcaaatgaaattgaattcgATTTAATAAGTAGAATCGTTTGTTATTGTAGGCATCACAAGGCAAATGATGGTTTCCAAATTCTATTTATTATCAAGGATTCAAATAACACAGTTATTGCAAAAACTTTAACAAATTCTATTGTTATTCAAGATAGAAAGCCAAATGCATTTAAATCAAGTGCCAATTTACTTTCCATTAATGAAATGGACTCAAATACTAATGGTATCAAGAAAagtaataatgatgatttaaataaattttcaatggcagaagtattttcttcaaataaaatGTTCTGTTCAACTTCggcatcttcttcatctagTGAAAGCTCAacgaataataataataataataataataataataatagcaaTTACAATAATACCTCTTTTGACTACAACCTCGGTCTCGATAACgattcttcatcatattCAAACTATTCTTCACTGGATTTGAAACAGCCTTATCCTATTACAAAGACTAACGTATATTACAATTCACAAATTTTTCCCTCCCCGACTTCAATGAGTGAAACAGGTTCTGATATTAGAATGATTAGCGAAAATTATATTGCATCCAGTAAGAGTGATaggaaaagattaagagcaaattttgaaatgaatTCTAATAACAgtaatagtagtaataataaaccAATGATCCAAAAAATCATACCCGCACAAGGTTCCGTTAATGGTGGGATTGAAATTACTTTACTAGGTTCCAATTTTAAACAAGGtcaaataatcaaattcGGAGAAAACCTAGCTTTATCTACACAATGTTGGAATGAATCAACAATTGTAACGTATCTACCACCGGCCTCCACCGCTGGTCAAGTCTTCGTTACAATTGAAGATCGACCCGAAAATGGTATTAGTTTAACCACGCCTTTTACAACTCCTAattctattcaaaattctAATACTAATGAAAACAAGGTAGTTTTCACTTATGTTGATGATACTGATAGACACTTGATTGAATTAGCTTTACAAATTGTAGgtttaaaaatgaatggtAAATTAGAGGACGCACGTAACATCGCAAAACGTATTGTTGGTGTAAATACTAATGGTACGAATGACACaacaaataattttaatacCCCAAGCAACCtatcttcttcgtcttcttcttcacaCAATGATGAAATGTTGATTGTTAATGTCATAAGCTCTTTCAAGAAAGGTTCAAAAAAtctaaatatttcaatgtcAGACGAGCAAGGAAGAACATTACTACATTATGCTGCTTTGAAGTCGTATTACAGTTTAGTCAAGATATTAGTATCATATGGTGCCAATATTgacaaaattgatttattcgGTTTCAATTCCTTCCATTTCGCTTGTATTGGCGGAAATTTTAGAATcatagattttttttcgtaTCATTGTAATACTGACATCAACTTACTGACTTTTAATCGTCTGAATGGTAGAGATTTGCTATTGAATAATCATGGTATAGATTACTTGAATAATAGAGATATAGATACGGTATCGTCTCTAAGTACTTCATCGTCCATTTATAATATCGATGATAGTGATATAATTTCTCAAGATGATGAGCCCATAAGTGCCACtactgaaaatatttctgGCTATGAAACTGATGCTGATAATGAGtttgaaagtgaagaagaagcttTTAAAGAATCTGCTGCGCAACAATCTGTAAATGAAGTATCTTTATGGAATAGAATGGTCAACAGGTTCAACGATGAATTGCTACCCAAATATGAGGATCTGTTCCCCAAGGCTTTATTAGATATCAAATCATCCACAGATGTGGCTACAACAGAAGCCGCTGAAAACACAGAGACagatgaggaagatgatCTAGACGATGATGTTATACGAGGTTTCAACTCATTCTTCCTACAACAAAGgaaaaactttcaaaatgataaaatgcTACAATTTTTCTGGCTACCACTAATGATTTTCCTTCTGTGTTTGATTAGTTTCTACAGATTAGGAAGTACTGACAATCAAGCGCATCATATGATTAAtgtaatttcaaaatatttaagaATGGGATTAACCAAAGTATTAATTGGTAACGAAAGGGTGAAAACCTCTTTGAAAGTCTCATTTAAAAATCAACTGTCAAACTTTCAAGCATCTAGAGCAGTCGCAGGCTTCGTAAACACATAG